In one window of Arachis ipaensis cultivar K30076 chromosome B06, Araip1.1, whole genome shotgun sequence DNA:
- the LOC107648012 gene encoding heavy metal-associated isoprenylated plant protein 35: MTAPPPTEIVKPETNKEPPPPSPPEEPQPGFESLICKTVVLKVSIHCQGCARKVKKVLQNIDGIYNIDIDLRQQKVTVKGIVDSEIMIKQLNKTGKHAELWPDTVEPKKKKKKKKKKKKKDPNSSSQQNKEKQSDQESGDESNQSGEENDQKETVKLVVQDTAKNNVLEGGATNGKIGVHYPEPKPEIRQTVMFPAGYPPPPMAEKKVTIAVHGNDENELGGGDRKVRMKGVTVLDDSNHHHMASNESPPRHHHTCYQHPPPHYYAPTPSMYNVSYHTAYPNAKRHGAATAYYTSTQPYSNGHVTEMDPSPYDLEPYYYTYTSLPSYNSFEFLSDENPNGCNIV; the protein is encoded by the exons ATGACTGCACCACCTCCAACAGAAATAGTAAAACCCGAAACTAATAAAGAACCACCACCACCGTCACCACCAGAAGAACCACAACCAGGTTTCGAATCTCTCATATGCAAG ACTGTTGTATTGAAGGTCTCAATTCACTGTCAAGGTTGTGCAAGGAAAGTTAAGAAAGTTCTACAGAACATAGATG GTATTTATAACATAGACATCGATTTGAGGCAACAAAAGGTTACAGTAAAGGGGATAGTGGACAGCGAGATTATGATCAAACAATTGAACAAGACAGGAAAACATGCAGAGTTGTGGCCAGATACTGTAGaaccaaaaaagaagaagaaaaagaaaaagaagaaaaagaagaaagatccTAATAGTTCTTCACAGCAGAACAAAGAGAAACAGAGTGACCAAGAAAGTGGGGACGAAAGCAACCAGAGCGGCGAGGAAAATGATCAAAAAGAAACTGTTAAGCTCGTTGTTCAAGACACAGCAAAAAATAACGTCCTCGAAGGTGGCGCCACCAACGGTAAAATCGGTGTGCATTACCCAGAACCAAAGCCAGAGATAAGGCAGACGGTGATGTTCCCAGCCGGTTACCCGCCGCCGCCAATGGCAGAGAAAAAGGTTACTATCGCCGTCCATGGAAATGACGAGAATGAGCTTGGCGGTGGAGACAGAAAGGTGAGAATGAAAGGTGTAACAGTTCTTGATGATTCGAACCATCACCACATGGCATCCAACGAAAGTCCACCACGTCATCATCACACTTGTTATCAGCATCCACCACCACATTACTATGCACCCACACCTTCGATGTATAACGTGAGCTATCATACAGCATATCCTAATGCCAAGAGGCACGGTGCAGCTACTGCTTATTATACCTCCACGCAACCGTATTCGAACGGTCACGTGACAGAGATGGATCCTTCACCATACGATTTAGAACCATATTATTATACTTATACATCCTTACCGTCATATAATTCCTTCGAGTTCTTAAGTGATGAAAATCCAAACGGATGTAACATCGTATGA
- the LOC107645909 gene encoding respiratory burst oxidase homolog protein B — protein sequence MEIQQEEHESWSETESTGSRSTRVGFSGPLSGPLVSNNKKKLSARFKDDDDDLVEITLDVRDDTVCVQNIRGGDPETALLASRLEKRPSSLGVRLRQVSQELKRMTSSQKFDKVDRSKSGAARALKGLKFITKNVGTDGWSKVESRFLELAVDGKLPKTRFSQCIGMNDSREFAGELFDALARRRGITSASITKDELREFWEQITDQSFDSRLQTFFDMVDKNADGRITEEEVREIIALSASANKLSKLQERAEEYAALIMEELDPDNLGFVEVYNLEMLLLQAPAQSTHMNTDSRVLSQMLSQKLVPTKEHNPIKRGLRSLSYFIEDNWKRLWIVALWLCICAGLFTWKFIQYKNRAVFHVMGYCVTTAKGAAETLKFNMALILLPVCRNTITWLRSRTKLGMAVPFDDNINFHKVIAFGVAIGVGLHAISHLTCDFPRLLHATDAEYEPMKPFFGEHRPNNYWWFVKGTEGWTGIVIVVLMAIAYTLAQPWFRRSRLNLPKPLKKLTGFNAFWYSHHLFVIVYALLIVHGYFLYLSKHWYKKTTWMYLAIPMLIYACERLLRAFRSGYKSVKILKVAVYPGNVLALHMSKPQGFKYYSGQYIFVNCSDVSPFQWHPFSITSAPGDDYVSVHIRTLGDWTSQLKAVFAKACQPASGDQSGLLRADMLQGNNIPRMPKLLIDGAYGAPAQDYKNYEVILLVGLGIGATPLISILKDVLNNIKQQKDIEEGMVESGVKNNKRKPFATNRAYFYWVTREQGSFEWFRGVMDEVAENDKDGVIELHNYCTSVYEEGDARSALITMLQSLQHAKSGVDIVSGTRVKTHFARPNWRKVFKQAALKHPNKTVGVFYCGAHALVGELKRLSLDFSRKTNTKFDFHKENF from the exons ATGGAGATTCAGCAAGAGGAACACGAGTCGTGGTCGGAGACGGAGAGCACGGGGAGCCGGAGCACACGTGTGGGCTTCAGTGGGCCGCTGAGCGGCCCATTGGTGTCCAACAACAAGAAGAAGTTGAGCGCCAGGTTCAAGGACGACGATGATGACTTGGTCGAGATCACCTTGGACGTTCGCGACGACACCGTTTGCGTCCAGAACATTCGAGGCGGAGACCCAGAGACGGCACTCCTCGCTAGCCGCCTCGAGAAGCGGCCGTCCTCGCTCGGTGTCCGCCTCAGACAGGTGTCACAGGAACTGAAACGCATGACTTCCTCTCAGAAGTTCGACAAAGTTGATAGGAGCAAGTCCGGTGCCGCACGTGCACTCAAAGGACTCAAGTTTATTACCAAAAATGTCGGAACTGATGGTTGGTCTAAGGTTGAGAGCCGGTTCCTTGAGTTGGCTGTCGatggaaagctccccaaaacccgGTTTAGCCAGTGCATAG GTATGAACGACTCGAGGGAGTTTGCTGGAGAGTTATTTGATGCATTAGCTCGTCGTCGAGGCATAACATCGGCTTCCATTACCAAGGATGAGTTGCGTGAATTCTGGGAACAAATTACTGATCAGAGCTTTGATTCAAGGCTGCAGACCTTCTTTGACAT GGTGGACAAGAATGCTGACGGACGAATTACCGAAGAAGAAGTCAGAGAG ATTATCGCTTTGAGCGCTTCCGCTAATAAGCTTTCAAAATTACAAGAGCGTGCGGAAGAATATGCAGCTCTTATCATGGAAGAGTTGGATCCAGACAACCTTGGATTCGTTGAGGTTTACAATTTGGAAATGCTGCTTCTGCAAGCACCAGCGCAATCAACACACATGAACACAGATAGCAGGGTGCTGAGCCAAATGCTGAGCCAGAAACTAGTCCCAACAAAAGAGCACAACCCAATCAAGCGTGGGTTGCGGTCACTGTCCTACTTCATCGAGGACAATTGGAAGCGTCTCTGGATTGTAGCTCTCTGGCTCTGCATTTGCGCAGGCCTCTTTACTTGGAAGTTCATCCAGTACAAGAACCGCGCAGTCTTCCACGTCATGGGCTACTGTGTCACCACGGCCAAGGGAGCCGCCGAGACTCTCAAGTTCAACATGGCCTTAATCCTCTTACCTGTATGCAGAAACACCATCACCTGGCTCAGGAGCAGGACCAAGCTAGGCATGGCCGTTCCCTTTGATGACAACATCAACTTTCACAAG GTGATTGCTTTTGGGGTTGCGATTGGGGTTGGGTTGCATGCAATTTCGCATCTAACGTGCGATTTCCCAAGGCTGTTACACGCGACGGACGCGGAATATGAGCCAATGAAGCCATTTTTTGGGGAGCATAGGCCAAACAATTATTGGTGGTTTGTGAAGGGGACAGAGGGTTGGACAGGGATAGTGATTGTGGTGCTTATGGCAATAGCATACACATTGGCACAACCTTGGTTCCGAAGAAGCAGGTTGAATCTTCCTAAACCTCTCAAGAAACTCACTGGCTTCAACGCCTTTTGGTACTCTCATCACCTCTTCGTCATTGTCTATGCTCTTTTAATCGTTCATGGATACTTCCTTTACCTCAGCAAGCATTGGTATAAGAAAACG ACTTGGATGTATCTTGCTATTCCCATGCTCATATACGCATGTGAGCGCCTACTTCGTGCTTTTAGATCTGGCTACAAAAGCGTCAAGATTTTGAAG GTTGCAGTATACCCAGGAAATGTCTTGGCCTTGCATATGTCAAAACCACAAGGGTTTAAGTACTATAGCGGACAGTATATTTTCGTTAACTGTTCAGATGTCTCCCCATTTCAATG GCATCCTTTCTCTATTACATCAGCTCCGGGAGATGATTACGTAAGCGTCCATATTCGGACTTTGGGTGACTGGACTTCACAGCTTAAGGCGGTTTTCGCGAAGGCGTGTCAACCGGCAAGTGGGGACCAAAGTGGTCTTCTAAGAGCAGATATGTTACAGGGCAACAACATACCAAGGATGCCGAAGCTCTTGATTGATGGGGCATATGGAGCTCCAGCACAAGACTACAAGAACTACGAAGTGATCCTTCTCGTGGGGCTAGGAATTGGTGCAACACCATTGATTAGTATACTGAAAGATGTGTTAAACAACATAAAGCAACAGAAAGACATAGAAGAAGGGATGGTGGAAAGTGGTGTTAAGAACAACAAGAGAAAACCATTCGCCACAAACAGGGCTTATTTCTACTGGGTGACACGTGAGCAGGGGTCGTTCGAGTGGTTCAGGGGTGTGATGGATGAGGTTGCAGAGAATGACAAGGACGGAGTGATTGAGCTTCATAACTATTGTACAAGTGTGTATGAAGAAGGAGATGCCAGATCGGCTTTGATCACAATGCTTCAGTCCCTCCAACATGCTAAGAGTGGTGTGGATATTGTTTCAGGGACAAGGGTCAAGACCCACTTTGCTAGGCCTAATTGGCGTAAGGTCTTTAAGCAAGCTGCTCTCAAACACCCTAACAAAACAGTTG GTGTATTTTACTGTGGAGCTCATGCTTTGGTTGGAGAATTAAAGAGGCTTTCTCTGGACTTTTCTAGGAAAACCAACACTAAGTTCGATTTTCATAAGGAGAATTTTTAG